From Thermodesulfobacteriota bacterium, the proteins below share one genomic window:
- a CDS encoding ABC transporter permease, whose protein sequence is MNYFLTSFAAARKLLTAFDPEVYFVVWTSLKIATVSALLAAVAGIPLGLGLALARFRGRGFLLLLLNTAMALPTVVIGLFVYALISRRGPLGELGLLFTPTGVIIGQFLLALPVAVHYAHSAIQALDPRLFLTIRTLGARRSAAAWKILAEARFGVMAAVVASFGRTIAEVGVAMMLGGNIEGFTRTMTTAIALETSKGEFELALALGLVLMAVAFAVNAGLFLIQRRAP, encoded by the coding sequence TTGAACTACTTCCTCACCTCCTTCGCCGCCGCCAGGAAGCTTTTGACGGCCTTCGACCCCGAGGTCTACTTCGTGGTCTGGACGTCGCTCAAGATCGCCACGGTCTCGGCGCTCCTGGCGGCGGTGGCCGGGATTCCCCTGGGGCTCGGCCTGGCCCTGGCGCGGTTCCGGGGGCGGGGCTTCCTTCTCCTGCTCCTGAATACGGCCATGGCCTTGCCCACGGTGGTGATCGGGCTCTTCGTGTACGCGCTCATCAGTCGCAGGGGACCCCTCGGGGAGCTTGGGCTCCTCTTTACGCCCACAGGGGTGATCATCGGCCAGTTTCTTCTCGCCCTTCCCGTGGCCGTCCACTACGCCCACTCCGCGATCCAGGCCCTGGACCCGCGCCTTTTTCTCACCATCCGCACCCTGGGCGCCCGGAGGAGCGCCGCGGCCTGGAAGATCCTGGCCGAGGCCCGCTTCGGCGTCATGGCCGCCGTGGTGGCCTCCTTCGGGCGCACCATCGCCGAGGTGGGGGTGGCCATGATGCTGGGCGGCAACATCGAAGGCTTCACCCGCACCATGACCACGGCCATCGCGCTCGAAACGAGCAAGGGCGAGTTCGAGCTCGCGCTCGCTTTGGGGCTCGTCCTGATGGCGGTGGCGTTTGCCGTCAACGCCGGCCTGTTCCTGATCCAGAGGAGGGCACCGTGA
- a CDS encoding substrate-binding domain-containing protein has protein sequence MRRVLSALFMTALMVLAFAAPGLAQERLRLSTTTSTENSGLLKVLLPPFEAAHNVKVDVIAVGTGKALKLGENGDVDVVFTHDPALEDQFMAAGFGANREKVMHNDFVVVGPAADPAGLKAAQTAAEAFQRLAEGKASFISRGDESGTHQKEKALWKAAGVEPKGAWYVPAGQGMGEVLNMADEKRGYALTDRGTYIAYQSKIELPILFEGDPVLFNPYSIMAVHPAKHPHAKYDLAKKLVAFVVSREGQKLIAGYTLHGQQLFFPDAR, from the coding sequence ATGCGACGCGTTCTTTCTGCATTGTTCATGACGGCGCTGATGGTCCTCGCGTTTGCCGCTCCGGGCCTCGCCCAGGAGCGCCTGCGCCTGAGCACCACCACCAGCACCGAGAACTCGGGGCTCCTCAAGGTGCTTCTGCCGCCCTTCGAGGCGGCCCACAACGTCAAGGTCGACGTGATCGCCGTGGGCACGGGAAAGGCCCTCAAACTCGGCGAGAACGGCGACGTGGACGTGGTCTTCACCCACGACCCGGCCCTGGAGGACCAGTTCATGGCCGCCGGCTTCGGGGCGAACCGGGAGAAGGTGATGCACAACGACTTCGTCGTCGTGGGGCCGGCGGCCGACCCCGCCGGACTCAAGGCCGCCCAGACCGCCGCGGAGGCGTTCCAGCGGCTCGCCGAGGGCAAGGCGTCTTTCATCTCCCGGGGCGACGAGTCCGGCACCCACCAGAAGGAGAAGGCCCTCTGGAAGGCCGCCGGCGTCGAGCCAAAGGGCGCCTGGTACGTCCCGGCCGGCCAGGGGATGGGCGAGGTCCTGAACATGGCCGACGAGAAGCGCGGCTACGCCCTCACCGACCGCGGCACCTACATCGCCTACCAGAGCAAGATCGAGCTGCCCATCCTCTTCGAGGGCGACCCGGTCCTCTTCAACCCGTACAGCATCATGGCGGTACATCCCGCCAAGCACCCCCACGCCAAGTACGATCTTGCAAAGAAGCTCGTGGCGTTCGTCGTGAGCCGCGAGGGCCAGAAGCTCATCGCCGGGTACACCCTGCACGGCCAGCAGCTCTTCTTCCCGGACGCGAGGTAG